In Salinirussus salinus, the following proteins share a genomic window:
- a CDS encoding CBS domain-containing protein, with amino-acid sequence MRGFRIGSAFGIPVRLNWSFLVVLPFFAAFIAWDVAALTGIINEVFGSAIDPGQLGEGTLALALGLASALGLFGGVLLHEFGHSLVALRYGYEIESITLWLLGGVASFEEFPEDWRHELVIAVAGPAVSVLVGIGSYAVFLGLPAGLDPARFVFGYLAVLNVVLAVFNLLPAFPMDGGRILRALLARNQSHAQATQQAAAVGKAFAFGMAILGLFANFFLILLAFFIYIAASSEAQQTSLKAAFEGVTVRDVMTPEDRLMTVSEDTPVSDLLDRMFEERHTGYPVVRNGGLVGMVTLDDAGAIKEVERDAYRVGDVMSTDVPTIDPGADAMEAFQRMQENGVGRLPVVDDDGGVVGIISQTDLMRAFNIVQKSGPPQGIRRTEPGVGLR; translated from the coding sequence ATGCGAGGCTTCCGGATCGGCTCGGCGTTCGGCATCCCCGTCAGACTCAACTGGAGTTTCCTGGTCGTGCTCCCCTTCTTCGCGGCGTTTATCGCCTGGGACGTCGCCGCGCTGACGGGGATCATAAACGAGGTCTTCGGGTCGGCGATCGACCCCGGCCAGCTGGGAGAAGGAACGCTGGCGCTGGCGCTGGGGCTGGCCTCGGCGCTCGGGCTGTTCGGGGGCGTCCTGCTCCACGAGTTCGGCCACTCGCTGGTCGCCCTGCGTTACGGCTACGAGATCGAGTCGATCACCCTCTGGCTGCTGGGCGGCGTGGCGAGCTTCGAGGAGTTCCCCGAGGACTGGCGCCACGAACTCGTGATCGCGGTCGCGGGGCCGGCCGTGAGCGTGCTCGTCGGTATCGGCTCCTACGCCGTCTTTCTCGGGCTCCCCGCGGGTCTGGACCCGGCCCGGTTCGTCTTCGGCTACCTGGCCGTGCTCAACGTCGTCCTCGCCGTGTTCAATCTGCTCCCCGCGTTCCCGATGGACGGGGGACGCATCCTCCGGGCGCTGCTGGCACGCAACCAGTCACACGCGCAGGCGACACAGCAGGCCGCCGCCGTCGGGAAGGCCTTCGCCTTCGGGATGGCGATTCTGGGGCTGTTCGCTAACTTCTTTCTCATCCTGCTGGCCTTCTTCATCTACATCGCCGCCTCCAGCGAGGCACAGCAGACCTCGCTCAAGGCCGCCTTCGAGGGCGTGACCGTCCGGGACGTGATGACCCCCGAGGACCGGCTGATGACCGTCAGCGAGGACACGCCGGTCAGCGACCTCCTCGACCGGATGTTCGAGGAGCGCCACACGGGCTACCCGGTGGTCCGGAACGGGGGGCTCGTCGGGATGGTCACCCTCGACGACGCGGGCGCGATCAAGGAGGTCGAGCGCGACGCCTACCGCGTCGGGGACGTGATGTCGACCGACGTCCCGACGATCGACCCCGGGGCCGACGCGATGGAGGCGTTCCAGCGGATGCAGGAGAACGGCGTCGGCCGGCTCCCGGTCGTCGACGACGACGGCGGGGTCGTCGGGATCATCTCGCAGACGGACCTGATGCGTGCGTTCAACATCGTCCAGAAGAGCGGCCCGCCACAGGGGATCCGGCGGACCGAGCCCGGGGTCGGCCTCCGGTGA
- a CDS encoding M48 family metallopeptidase, producing MSLGLRVAMVLVGLGVFALYALGAVGLYLLLQWLVRGAALGATAAVLLVFVAVGAYLNYRSGPARLVAGLEARELPRGRAPGVYRRLDRLAAGMGVDPPPLLVADLGMPNALSVGGPRRSVVVLDRRLLEVLTVDELEGILAHELAHIRGYDTFVQTMAVSLVRSLSALVGVLLLPLLLLAYGLDRGLAWASGRPTRGGSVGEWVRLGAVLAVGLLLSMFTLAVLAYSRRREFVADARAAEATGKPQALARALWKIRRATESMYGLRSLLYTHSEDDYRLLSTHPPVEERIRRLAGEPPEGRQRQSRLLR from the coding sequence ATGTCGCTCGGGCTCCGGGTGGCGATGGTCCTCGTCGGCCTGGGCGTGTTCGCCCTCTACGCCCTCGGCGCGGTGGGGCTTTACCTGCTCCTGCAGTGGCTGGTGCGCGGGGCGGCGCTGGGAGCGACTGCCGCCGTCCTCCTGGTGTTCGTGGCTGTCGGAGCGTACCTGAACTACCGGTCCGGCCCGGCGCGGCTGGTCGCCGGGCTGGAGGCTCGCGAACTCCCCCGGGGGCGCGCGCCGGGCGTCTACCGCCGGCTCGACCGCCTCGCCGCGGGGATGGGGGTCGACCCGCCGCCGCTTCTGGTCGCGGACCTCGGAATGCCGAACGCGCTGTCGGTCGGCGGCCCCCGCCGGAGCGTGGTAGTGCTGGACCGCCGGCTGCTGGAGGTGCTGACCGTCGACGAACTCGAAGGTATTCTGGCCCACGAACTCGCGCACATCCGCGGCTACGACACCTTCGTCCAGACGATGGCGGTGAGCCTGGTCCGGTCGCTGTCCGCCCTCGTGGGGGTCCTGTTGCTGCCGCTCCTGCTGCTCGCGTACGGGCTCGACCGCGGGCTGGCGTGGGCATCGGGCCGGCCGACGCGGGGTGGGTCGGTCGGCGAGTGGGTCCGGCTGGGTGCGGTGCTCGCCGTCGGGCTCCTGTTGAGCATGTTCACGCTCGCGGTGCTCGCCTACTCCCGGCGCCGGGAGTTCGTCGCCGACGCCCGCGCCGCCGAGGCGACGGGGAAACCGCAGGCGCTGGCGCGGGCGCTCTGGAAGATCCGCCGCGCGACGGAGTCGATGTACGGGCTGCGCTCGCTTCTGTACACCCACAGTGAGGACGACTACCGGTTGCTCTCGACACACCCACCCGTCGAGGAGCGGATCCGGCGGCTGGCCGGCGAGCCGCCGGAGGGCCGACAGCGACAGTCCCGACTGCTCCGGTAG
- a CDS encoding CocE/NonD family hydrolase, with the protein MTLDPAVASGPEYGVTVHQDVMVDTRDGTALATDVYRPADGTGAPVGEPLPALLVRTPYDKRSRTFVDMQGRWFAKRGYVVAIQDVRGRFESEGDFYLLVNEPEDGYDTVEWLADRDYCDGQVGTMGTSYMAWVQSGLATLDPPALSAMFVNQGAADAWDAVLRQGGAFELRWLTWALTIGGGFAKRALEDADVQRALADVDTRDVLASEPPVRGQSPLRHIPNYEEWVFDFMESDGTDELWSRRGVNFRRYREESADVPTVYSGAWYDSYTKATCDNFTAFADMKDSDHYLLMGPWTHGGTSSWSKPYSGEAAFGDAARVDFRETKLAFFDRYLKGADTWDREPVTYFRMGVDAPAEATARNGRLRHGGRWAGGEDWPLPDTEFRTYYAQPDGRLAPDRPAAEEASTTYQFDPADPVPTLGGNCSSYYTFEPREENLLELPLADRPTLSTTGRGGYDQRTRPETFGAEPPYGPLEQREDVLVFRTPPLEESVEIAGPIRVRVHASTDAVDTDFTAKLVDEYPPSEDYPGGFALNLCDGVCRARYRNGRREPDPVAPGEVYEFEVHPYPTANVFRAGHRIRLDVSSSNFPRYDVNHNTGDSPGGRERRVATNTVYHDRERPTGVDLPVQPRR; encoded by the coding sequence ATGACACTCGACCCCGCGGTCGCCTCGGGGCCGGAGTACGGCGTGACCGTCCACCAGGACGTGATGGTCGACACCCGGGACGGAACCGCGCTCGCGACCGACGTCTACCGCCCAGCCGACGGGACGGGTGCGCCCGTCGGGGAGCCGCTGCCGGCGCTGCTGGTCCGGACGCCCTACGACAAGCGCAGCCGCACGTTCGTCGACATGCAGGGCCGGTGGTTCGCCAAGCGGGGCTACGTCGTCGCCATCCAGGACGTCCGCGGGCGCTTCGAGAGCGAGGGCGATTTTTACTTGCTCGTCAACGAGCCCGAGGACGGCTACGACACCGTCGAGTGGCTCGCCGACCGGGACTACTGCGACGGCCAGGTCGGGACGATGGGCACCTCCTACATGGCCTGGGTCCAGAGCGGGCTCGCCACCCTCGACCCGCCCGCGCTGTCGGCGATGTTCGTCAACCAGGGGGCCGCGGACGCCTGGGACGCCGTCCTCCGGCAGGGCGGCGCCTTCGAGTTGCGGTGGCTGACCTGGGCGCTGACCATCGGCGGCGGCTTCGCCAAGCGTGCCCTCGAGGACGCGGACGTCCAGCGCGCGCTCGCGGACGTGGACACCCGGGACGTGCTCGCGAGCGAGCCGCCCGTCCGGGGACAGTCCCCGCTGCGACACATCCCGAACTACGAGGAGTGGGTCTTCGACTTCATGGAGAGCGACGGGACCGACGAGCTGTGGAGCCGGCGGGGGGTGAACTTCCGGCGCTACCGCGAGGAGAGCGCCGACGTCCCCACGGTCTACTCCGGCGCGTGGTACGACTCCTACACGAAGGCGACCTGCGACAACTTCACCGCCTTCGCCGACATGAAAGACAGCGACCACTACCTCCTGATGGGGCCCTGGACCCACGGGGGGACCTCCTCGTGGAGCAAGCCGTACTCGGGGGAGGCCGCCTTCGGCGACGCCGCCCGGGTGGACTTCCGGGAGACGAAGCTGGCCTTCTTCGACCGGTACCTGAAGGGGGCGGACACCTGGGACCGCGAGCCGGTGACCTACTTCCGGATGGGCGTCGACGCGCCCGCGGAAGCGACCGCGAGAAACGGCCGGCTCCGCCACGGCGGCCGGTGGGCGGGCGGCGAGGATTGGCCCCTGCCCGACACCGAGTTCCGGACCTACTACGCCCAGCCCGACGGCCGGCTGGCGCCCGACCGGCCCGCCGCGGAGGAGGCGAGCACGACCTACCAGTTCGACCCCGCCGACCCGGTGCCGACGCTCGGGGGCAACTGCTCGTCGTACTACACCTTCGAACCCCGCGAGGAGAACCTGCTGGAGCTGCCGCTGGCGGACCGGCCGACGCTGAGCACCACCGGCCGGGGCGGCTACGACCAGCGCACTCGGCCCGAGACCTTCGGCGCGGAGCCGCCATACGGCCCCCTCGAACAGCGCGAGGACGTGCTCGTCTTCCGGACGCCACCCCTGGAGGAGTCGGTCGAGATAGCGGGGCCGATACGGGTCCGGGTCCACGCGTCGACGGACGCGGTCGACACGGACTTCACCGCGAAGCTGGTCGACGAGTACCCGCCGAGCGAGGACTACCCCGGGGGGTTCGCGCTGAATCTCTGCGACGGGGTCTGCCGGGCCCGCTACCGGAACGGCCGCCGCGAGCCGGACCCGGTCGCGCCCGGCGAGGTCTACGAGTTCGAGGTCCATCCCTACCCGACCGCGAACGTCTTCCGGGCGGGCCACCGGATCAGACTCGACGTCTCCTCCTCGAACTTCCCGCGGTACGACGTCAACCACAACACGGGCGACTCCCCGGGCGGGCGCGAGCGACGCGTCGCCACCAACACGGTCTACCACGACCGCGAGCGGCCGACCGGCGTCGACCTGCCGGTCCAGCCGCGGCGGTGA
- a CDS encoding NYN domain-containing protein, whose product MGLLDRLGGREDVPGVGLFVDGPNVLRSEFDVDLDDIRAFGAEEGAVRLARLYLDENAPASLVQAAEERGFEVTVTSGDVDVRLAVDATAAAVQHVVDTLVVVSRDSDFKPVLERAAARGVETVALAPGEYGRSDALRNAAQRSLTL is encoded by the coding sequence ATGGGACTGCTGGACCGTCTGGGCGGACGCGAGGACGTCCCGGGCGTGGGGCTGTTCGTCGACGGCCCGAACGTCCTCCGTTCGGAGTTCGACGTGGACCTCGACGACATCCGAGCGTTCGGAGCCGAGGAGGGGGCGGTTCGCCTCGCGCGGCTCTATCTCGACGAGAACGCGCCGGCGAGCCTGGTCCAGGCCGCCGAGGAGCGGGGGTTCGAGGTGACAGTCACCAGCGGCGACGTCGACGTCCGGCTGGCCGTCGACGCGACCGCCGCGGCCGTCCAGCACGTGGTGGACACGCTCGTCGTCGTCTCCCGGGACAGCGATTTCAAACCGGTCCTGGAGCGGGCGGCGGCCCGCGGCGTCGAGACGGTGGCGCTCGCGCCCGGCGAGTACGGCCGGTCGGACGCGCTGCGCAACGCCGCCCAGCGGTCGCTGACGCTATAG
- a CDS encoding HTH domain-containing protein, whose translation MTEPPRLELYLRSLAPATGRDQQDRVVRRLHDLDDDGRIKGFDVRLCGDCVCPRAETARTDPGRRLLGRYERFEEWAGEAGYDLTGFERREVESVLTGTTVTGIAFPRMVLAEYRGGSLTFVAPAADGSETVTVQDRLDSL comes from the coding sequence GTGACCGAGCCCCCCAGGCTGGAGCTGTATCTCCGCTCGCTGGCTCCGGCGACGGGCCGGGACCAGCAGGACCGGGTCGTCCGGCGGCTCCACGACCTCGACGACGACGGCCGGATCAAGGGCTTCGACGTCAGGCTCTGTGGGGACTGTGTCTGCCCGCGTGCCGAGACGGCCCGCACCGACCCCGGACGGCGACTCCTGGGTCGCTACGAGCGCTTCGAGGAGTGGGCGGGGGAGGCCGGCTACGACCTGACCGGCTTCGAGCGCCGCGAGGTCGAGTCCGTGCTCACCGGGACGACGGTGACCGGCATCGCCTTCCCCCGGATGGTCCTCGCCGAGTACCGCGGCGGCTCGCTGACGTTCGTTGCCCCCGCGGCCGACGGGTCCGAGACGGTGACCGTCCAGGACCGACTCGACTCCCTATAG